One genomic window of Phoenix dactylifera cultivar Barhee BC4 chromosome 6, palm_55x_up_171113_PBpolish2nd_filt_p, whole genome shotgun sequence includes the following:
- the LOC103712840 gene encoding solute carrier family 25 member 44, with the protein MSLGAEEESGAAAEIHLPAEVNWEMLDKSRFFVLGAALFSGVSAALYPAVVLKTRLQVTHPPPSCLRAAGAILRHEGLRGFYKGFATSLTGTIPARALYMSALEVTKSAVGTATVQLGVPEPAATAAASAVAGLSAAVAAQVVWTPIDVVSQRLMVQGGGGAARYLGGVDAFKKILASDGLRGLYRGFGMSILTYAPSNAVWWASYSVSQRLIWGGISYYAGGIRRLSTAAADGRGRGGGGGALRPDYGTVVAVQGVSAALAGGAAAVVTMPLDTIKTRMQVIDGGDGGRVTIGRTVKRLLREGGWGACYRGLGPRWASMSLSATTMITTYEFLKRLSAKDGSI; encoded by the coding sequence ATGAGTTTGGGGGCGGAGGAGGAAAGCGGGGCGGCGGCGGAGATCCACCTTCCAGCGGAGGTGAACTGGGAGATGCTGGACAAGTCGAGGTTTTTTGTCCTCGGAGCGGCGCTGTTCTCAGGCGTATCGGCGGCCCTGTACCCCGCGGTAGTCCTGAAGACGCGGCTCCAGGTGACGCACCCGCCACCGTCGTGCCTCCGGGCTGCGGGGGCGATCCTCCGGCACGAGGGTCTCCGGGGGTTCTACAAAGGGTTCGCGACGTCGCTCACGGGGACCATCCCCGCTCGGGCTCTATATATGAGCGCGCTGGAGGTGACCAAGAGCGCCGTCGGCACCGCCACGGTCCAGCTCGGGGTCCCCGAgccggcggcgacggcggccGCCTCAGCGGTCGCGGGGCTCAGCGCGGCAGTGGCCGCCCAGGTGGTGTGGACCCCGATCGACGTGGTGAGCCAGCGCCTTATGGTccagggcggcggcggcgccgcGAGGTACCTCGGCGGGGTGGACGCCTTCAAGAAGATCCTCGCATCGGACGGCCTCCGCGGCCTCTACCGGGGCTTCGGCATGTCGATCCTCACCTACGCCCCCTCCAATGCCGTCTGGTGGGCGTCCTATTCCGTCTCGCAGCGGCTCATCTGGGGCGGGATCAGCTACTACGCCGGCGGCATCCGTCGCCTCTCCACGGCGGCGGCGGACGGCCGCGGACGCGGAGGCGGGGGAGGGGCGTTGAGGCCGGACTACGGGACTGTGGTGGCGGTGCAGGGCGTGAGCGCGGCGTTGGCCGGGGGAGCGGCAGCGGTGGTGACGATGCCGCTGGACACGATCAAGACGAGGATGCAGGTGATCGACGGAGGGGACGGGGGGAGGGTGACGATCGGACGGACAGTAAAGAGACTACTGAGAGAAGGTGGTTGGGGGGCGTGCTATAGAGGTTTGGGGCCGAGGTGGGCTTCGATGTCGCTGTCGGCGACCACCATGATTACTACATACGAGTTCTTGAAGCGGCTCTCAGCCAAGGATGGATCCATTTGA